Proteins encoded by one window of Methyloterricola oryzae:
- a CDS encoding TonB-dependent siderophore receptor, translating to MSRHSQNSRSTFRRGAVAAAVCAQVLGPLYCEQALAESKIAFDIPVQPLNQALVAFGKQSGRQVLYRTEMSADLRSQPVKGRYTVGEAAELLLGGAPLKAVVTDNGAITLERRPTPAKPAPTGEVSGAATLQKVTVTAKPEIPLDSPYNTSYTRSDATTATKMDTPVMETPYSVAVLTQQVLRDQQVIRVEDAIQNVAGVQSSWTNGGSSDVFIMRGFQNTNLYRDGFLLPSVLGGGSTKQQTANIERIEVLKGPGSILFGRNEPGGVINMVTKRPLATPYYSLQQQFGSFDLYRTTADATGPITKDDSLLYRVNLSYEGANSFRDFVKTDTVFLAPSLTWNLSPQTQFNVDIQYQHFDDTNDSGIPPIGNRPAPVPINRQTGEPLNNKNKGDRTYFGFNWSHTFNDDWKLTHRFGTEFLDQYSDFTFFFTPATLDGNLVNLNSDFSNGGSRGFNNAVTHQQQYYTTLNLTGKFDTGPVSHQMFWGFDYFMFDNQDATGCCAAYPIGGTFNVFRPVYQSSLPFIPQVPTSDYSQEWYGLYFQDQIKLPFNIYGNVGVRYDNASSRNNANGVYSDDDHVSPRGGLLWRPVQWLSLYGSYSENFGPSNSLFNFPGQTLLPPQLANQWELGTKTEFFDGRLTASFAYFDLTKTNVPVPDPVIPNLQRTVGEQESRGYEIEVAGQILPGWSVIGAYTNLAYANINKDVGFDGGPGNTGNRMFNAPRNFGSLWSTYEFQTGDLQGLRFGGGIRAASQAQGTNENTFQLPGYVTFNLMAAYSMKVAGSRLTLQLNADNLLDHTYYRGTNTGQMIGVAPPRTFLGSVRVEF from the coding sequence CGCGGTTTGCGCCCAGGTTTTGGGCCCCCTCTATTGCGAGCAGGCGCTCGCCGAAAGCAAGATCGCCTTCGACATTCCGGTCCAGCCGCTGAACCAGGCGCTGGTCGCCTTCGGCAAGCAGAGCGGGCGCCAGGTGCTCTACCGCACCGAGATGTCGGCCGATCTGCGCAGCCAGCCCGTGAAGGGGCGCTACACGGTCGGTGAGGCCGCGGAACTGCTGCTGGGCGGAGCGCCCCTCAAGGCGGTTGTTACCGACAATGGCGCCATTACGCTCGAGCGTCGGCCTACTCCAGCAAAGCCCGCGCCCACCGGGGAGGTGTCCGGCGCGGCGACGCTGCAAAAGGTGACCGTGACTGCTAAGCCGGAGATACCTCTGGACAGCCCTTATAACACCTCCTATACGCGATCCGACGCCACGACCGCTACCAAGATGGATACGCCGGTGATGGAAACGCCATACTCAGTGGCGGTGCTGACCCAGCAGGTGTTGCGGGATCAGCAGGTGATCCGGGTGGAGGATGCCATCCAGAACGTTGCCGGCGTGCAGAGCAGTTGGACCAATGGCGGGAGCAGCGACGTCTTCATCATGCGCGGTTTCCAGAACACCAACCTCTACCGTGATGGGTTTCTGTTGCCGTCCGTGCTAGGAGGCGGTTCGACCAAGCAGCAAACCGCCAATATCGAACGCATTGAGGTGCTTAAAGGCCCGGGTTCGATCCTGTTCGGGCGCAACGAGCCCGGGGGTGTCATCAACATGGTGACCAAGCGGCCGCTGGCAACGCCCTATTATTCATTGCAACAGCAGTTCGGTTCCTTCGATTTATACCGAACCACAGCGGATGCAACGGGCCCGATAACAAAGGACGACAGCTTGCTGTATAGGGTCAACCTGTCGTATGAGGGCGCCAACTCTTTCAGGGACTTTGTGAAAACCGATACGGTGTTTCTGGCTCCGAGCTTGACCTGGAATTTGTCACCGCAGACTCAGTTCAATGTGGACATCCAGTACCAGCATTTCGATGACACAAACGACTCGGGAATTCCGCCCATCGGCAACCGCCCCGCGCCGGTACCCATCAACCGCCAGACTGGGGAGCCGCTCAACAACAAGAACAAGGGCGATCGCACCTATTTCGGATTCAATTGGTCCCACACATTCAACGACGACTGGAAGCTCACCCACCGGTTCGGAACAGAATTCCTTGATCAATATTCAGATTTCACCTTCTTTTTCACCCCGGCAACGCTGGACGGGAATTTGGTGAATTTGAATAGCGACTTCTCCAATGGCGGCAGTCGTGGCTTCAACAATGCCGTGACCCACCAGCAGCAGTACTACACCACCCTGAACCTTACGGGCAAGTTCGACACCGGTCCCGTCAGTCATCAAATGTTCTGGGGTTTCGATTACTTCATGTTTGATAACCAGGATGCCACCGGATGCTGTGCGGCCTATCCCATCGGGGGCACGTTCAATGTCTTCCGCCCGGTTTACCAGAGTTCACTGCCATTCATACCCCAGGTCCCCACATCAGACTACTCTCAGGAATGGTATGGTTTGTACTTCCAGGATCAAATCAAGCTGCCATTCAACATTTATGGCAATGTGGGAGTTCGTTATGACAATGCTTCCAGCCGGAACAATGCTAACGGCGTCTATTCCGACGACGATCACGTCAGCCCCCGCGGCGGCTTGCTTTGGAGGCCGGTCCAGTGGTTGTCCCTCTATGGCAGCTACAGCGAAAACTTTGGTCCTTCCAACAGCCTGTTCAATTTTCCCGGTCAGACGTTGCTGCCGCCGCAATTGGCCAATCAGTGGGAACTGGGCACCAAGACCGAGTTCTTCGATGGCAGGCTCACCGCCAGTTTCGCTTACTTCGATCTGACCAAAACCAATGTGCCGGTGCCTGATCCGGTCATCCCGAATCTGCAGCGTACCGTTGGCGAGCAGGAGAGCCGCGGCTATGAGATCGAAGTGGCGGGGCAGATCCTGCCGGGGTGGAGCGTGATCGGCGCCTACACCAACCTGGCCTATGCCAACATCAACAAGGATGTGGGTTTCGATGGAGGTCCCGGCAACACGGGCAACCGCATGTTCAATGCGCCGCGCAATTTCGGCAGCCTGTGGAGCACCTACGAGTTTCAGACAGGGGATCTGCAGGGCTTGCGTTTCGGTGGCGGCATCAGGGCCGCGAGCCAGGCCCAAGGCACCAACGAAAACACCTTCCAATTGCCCGGCTATGTCACGTTCAACCTGATGGCCGCCTATTCCATGAAGGTGGCCGGCTCCCGCCTCACCCTGCAACTGAATGCCGACAATCTGCTGGACCATACCTACTACCGGGGCACCAACACCGGACAAATGATCGGGGTGGCGCCACCGCGCACGTTCCTTGGGTCGGTCCGCGTCGAGTTCTGA
- a CDS encoding RNA polymerase sigma factor, which translates to MSDRRKSFLHSLFRQHAGEISAFLRGRWHNEADVADIVQESCLSLSEYQERETVSNPRAFLFQTAANLLVDQHRRRATQERYLEPDLGPESVAGETASPENRWEAQEALEHFCELLEQLPEVRRHAFVLFRIEGLSHREIAARLGISVRSSECHVMQAMQFLARALGPLDP; encoded by the coding sequence ATGTCCGACCGCCGCAAAAGCTTCCTGCACTCGCTGTTCCGGCAGCATGCGGGAGAGATCAGCGCATTCCTGCGCGGGCGTTGGCATAACGAAGCGGACGTGGCCGATATCGTCCAGGAATCCTGTCTCAGTCTATCGGAGTACCAAGAGCGGGAGACGGTCAGCAATCCCCGGGCATTTCTGTTCCAGACGGCGGCGAACCTGCTGGTAGATCAGCACCGGCGGCGGGCGACGCAGGAACGTTACCTCGAACCCGACCTGGGACCGGAATCCGTGGCGGGAGAAACGGCCTCACCGGAAAACCGCTGGGAGGCCCAGGAAGCCCTCGAGCATTTCTGCGAATTGCTGGAGCAACTGCCCGAAGTGCGCCGCCATGCCTTTGTCCTGTTCCGCATCGAGGGTCTCTCGCATCGTGAAATTGCCGCGCGTCTCGGTATCTCGGTGCGCAGTTCGGAATGCCATGTGATGCAAGCCATGCAGTTCCTCGCGCGCGCCTTGGGACCGCTGGATCCCTGA
- a CDS encoding FecR family protein: MKHPESSDKLRDAAVNWLVRLNSKECPESERTAFERWLNADEANRRAYTEVEAHWRWMDAFRLRSFRARDEALSYRPPRRAAGRIAELALAASVLAAIGLTALTPAGWYGVGATYQTARGGHESVILGDGSTLELNTNTIAKVRINRWRRSVELLRGEAYFKVIHDEQRPFVVKAGNGEVRDLGTAFNVYARPERVEVTVDDGSVRVEAHGSRVLVAGQRLAYGRRGEFLALEKEGDEDQPTAWRQGQIVFRDRPLSEVLQEISRYHDTRVRLADEGMGSLHVSGIFRTDDLNSTVDTIAKTLNLHAHRLSQDSIVLENDTKR, translated from the coding sequence GTGAAACATCCCGAATCTTCCGACAAACTGCGCGATGCCGCCGTGAACTGGCTGGTGCGCCTGAATTCAAAGGAATGTCCTGAGTCCGAGCGAACTGCTTTCGAGCGATGGCTGAATGCCGATGAGGCCAACCGCCGCGCCTATACGGAAGTCGAAGCCCATTGGCGCTGGATGGATGCTTTCAGGTTGCGCAGTTTCAGGGCCAGGGACGAAGCCTTGAGTTACCGGCCGCCACGTCGCGCAGCAGGTCGCATCGCGGAGTTGGCCCTCGCCGCGTCAGTGCTGGCTGCCATCGGATTGACCGCCCTGACGCCGGCCGGTTGGTATGGGGTTGGAGCCACCTATCAGACGGCGAGGGGAGGGCACGAGAGCGTGATCCTGGGCGACGGTTCCACCCTGGAACTGAACACCAACACCATCGCCAAGGTCCGCATCAATCGCTGGCGGCGGTCGGTGGAACTGCTGCGGGGCGAGGCCTATTTCAAGGTCATCCACGATGAGCAGCGGCCCTTTGTGGTGAAGGCGGGCAATGGCGAAGTGCGCGATCTTGGAACCGCGTTCAATGTCTACGCGCGTCCCGAGCGCGTGGAGGTCACCGTGGACGACGGCAGCGTGCGGGTGGAAGCCCATGGCAGCCGTGTCTTGGTGGCAGGCCAACGCCTGGCCTACGGTCGGCGCGGCGAATTTCTTGCGCTGGAAAAAGAAGGCGACGAGGACCAGCCCACCGCCTGGCGGCAAGGCCAGATCGTTTTCCGTGACCGTCCCTTGAGCGAGGTTCTACAAGAGATCAGCCGCTACCACGACACGCGTGTGCGCCTGGCGGACGAGGGGATGGGCAGCCTGCATGTCAGCGGCATTTTCCGAACCGATGATCTCAATAGCACGGTCGATACCATTGCCAAGACCTTGAATCTGCACGCGCATCGCTTATCGCAAGATAGCATCGTGCTGGAGAATGACACGAAACGCTGA